In the Gorilla gorilla gorilla isolate KB3781 chromosome 1, NHGRI_mGorGor1-v2.1_pri, whole genome shotgun sequence genome, attcatccactcatccatccatcaatctaaACACTCATCCACCccctacccacccatccacccacatcCATCCGTTTGTTCAACCACTTATCTATCAATCCAAACATTCATCCATCAATTCATTatacatgcatccatccattattcactcatctatccatctattcatcatccatccatccaaccaatcattcatccatctattcattcatcatccatcatccatccatctgtccagtCATTCATGAGGCACCGTTAGGTAATCTAGCAGACTCTGGGTAGAATTCCTCACTTAACCAGATGCAAAAGTTGCCTATGAGGGTCTGAATACACTGGAATATCGTCTTCAAAACACTCTAGTTCCAATGACTGTATCAACTTTTGGCCTGAGCCCAGCCAGGACCATGGGGACTGAGGGAGGGCATTGCCTCTGACAGCAGAGGAGACACTTACGATCGAGTCCGTTCAAGTAGCGCATTCGGATCTCACAGTGGCCCCAGACGGCACTCACTACAGGATACAGTTTTTTGCCCTTGAGTCCCCGAAAAGCCACTCCCATGTACTGTCCATCCACAATGAAGCTCAGAGTCCCGTCGTCCATGTCCAGGGCTACCAGGAAGGAGTCAGGGACAATGAATGTCTCATCTGGTTCCAGAAAGGCTGGGTATGTTTTGCTTGGCTGGTTCTTGCCATCGTGGTAGAGCCGGTTGCGCCCCAAGTCCCAGCCCCAGGACTCATGGTTATTCCCCACGAGGGTTGTGTACCCAACAGAGTGCAGGGGGGCGTCTGCCGTCGCCACCCCCACCACGGCGTGTGTGCCCCGCTGTCTCATGGCCCATGTGATCTGCCACACGTGCAGCCCACGGGTATACCCGACTTTGCCCCTGATAGCGTCCGTGCTCTGGGCCACCGGATGCCGGTGAAAGATGAGCTTGTCGTCCTCCTTCACGAAGACGTTGAGTGATCGGTCGTTGTTGTTCCACGAATGCAGCAGCTGGACATCATAGGACACGGGGGGCATGTCCAGTAGCAGATCCAGCCGGGTGGGCTTGCAGTAATCCAGACCCTGGAGCTCCTGCTTCAGGGGCCTGTACGTGGGGTCCCTCATGTCCACAGTCTTGATCCCTCCAGTGACCTTCTGACCCATGTTCGCCCCTGGTTTCACCTTCTTACCGACTCCCAAGGCAAACTCATCAATCTCGTGGTCTCGTCTCCAGTATTCTGATCGGGACCAGACAGAATTCCTAAGGAGGGCTGCCAGGAGACCTCTGCAAGCTGCGCAGTGTTCAGTATTGCCTAATGGACGGAAAGACAAACAACCGGTGAGCAGGACTGTGGGATGAAGGGGAAAGTTAACCCGGAGGGCAAGGCGACCACATCAGCATGTCCCGGCAGCCTGCACCTGGGCTCCGTCATGCCTGACACGCGCAGGCTGGAGCCTTGGCGCAGAATGAAATCCCCCGTTCCCTGGCTAGCTGTcacaaaggaaagggtctgtctgTCCATGCAGCCGACTGTGTGGAGAGGTGGGCTTGGGGGCTGGGCATCACCCTCATCTGTGTTGGGTACACACACATGGCTGATGCCCACCAAATACCTCATCAGGGTTCCACAGGGCGGAAGGCCATGGTGCCACAGAACCAGGACTCAGCCACGACAGTGGGCATTTGCTTGGTCAAAACAGAGGGAGGTGCATGGCCCTTGCCTTGCGGTTCAGAGGGGAAGTGGAGCCCCTGGTAGCAGCAGAGGCTGCTGAGGATGCcaatcccagctcctcctccctgtctctggcACAGCTACCTCCAGCAGACGCACCACCAATTCACTGCAGAAAAGGGCCTTCTGGTGCAGCTGGACAGCTCAACTCGGGGGTCTGTGTGCGCTTGGCACGAAAGGCACCAGGAACCTCCTCCGCCAGCTACATTCTTCTCAAGGGAAGGCCTCGATTCAGACAGCAAGGGGGGCTCATCCTCCAACCCCCGGGATTTCTTACATGACCAACCACCTTTTTCCTGCCCACACCCTTCAACTAGAAGCCAGGGTTTCGCCCTCTGGGTCTCAACAGCACATCTGGGGAGGAAAGTCAGACTCTAGGATGCCTCGTTCCCTCTCTGGCCTCACCATCCCCTGGGTCCTTCAGGAGGGAGAACAGGGACTCTGGGTTGGGGGAGAGATCTCACTGCATCATCTACCTGATCCCTCTCCACTGGCAGCCCaggaagaattctttttttttgagacgcagtcttgctctgtcgcccaggctggagtgcagtggcgtgatcttggctcactgcaacctccacctcctgggttcaggtgattctcctgcctcagcctcccgagtagctacgattacaggcacccaccaccatgcctggctaatttttgtatttttagtagagacggagtttcaccatgttggccaggctggtcttgaactcctgacctcaggtgatccacccggcttggcctcccaaagtgctggccagGAAGAGTTCTATTCAAGGAGAAGGATAAGGCAGCAGAAGATTTGAACCTCGTTCAAGAGAGAAGTTTCTTTCTGCCATCAAGAACCTCCTTGGCCTCTGGAAGGGACCAGAGGGGCCAAGGAGAGCAGCCTGGTTTGGGGTCAGGCTCCTAGGATCAACCAGGCCAGGGGCAAGGCAGGCTCCTGTTGAAGAAATGGAAGTAAAGGAGCCTGTGGGGGCGCCTGGGCGGGAGGCCGTTGGAGCCTTGGCTGCCGGGAGAGAGTCATGCTGGGTCGCTTGTTACTAGGGTGCCCGAGTAAAGGAGACAAAGAGAATCCAAAGGAACCCGGGGTAGGGGAGGCTGCAGGCTCCCAGACACACGGAAATCCACGGACCTCAGAGGGCTGGCCTCCCCCTTCAGTATGGGGCCAGCCAGGGCCAGGCTCTGCAGTGGGGCTGGCCTAGAGCTCCCTCTCAGCTGGGAAGAGGCCCCACGAGACCCTGTTCCCGGGGCGGCCAGGTCTCCAGGAAGTTTGGTCCTGGCAGAACCTTCCCATGTGGGAACACTTGGTGCCCCGACCCCCTTATCTCAGGGGCCAGGTCATGCTTCTCGCCCTCCCCTTTCTGATGTGAGATAgagggttccttttttttttttttgagatggagttttgctcttgttgcccaggctggagtgcaatggcgctatctcgtctcactgcaacctccacttcctgggttcaagcgattctcctgcctatgcctcccaagtagctgggattacaggtgcccaccaccacgcccagctaattttttctatttagtagaggccgggtttcaccatgttgtccaggctggtctcaaactcctgacctcaggtgattcacccacctcggcctgccaaagtgctgggattacaggtgtgaaccactgcgcccagccatagaCAGAGGGTTCTGATCTCAGGGGCACGGTCATCTCTTCAGAGCAGGGCAGGACTCCTTGTGTCCAGTGTCTGCAAAGCCATTACAGAGCTGAGGTGTCCCCTCTGCAGCCTAGAGGGCCGCCCTGGTTCCAGAGAGTTCTGTGAATACTGTGACCTCACATCCATGATCTCCCAGGAAAATCCCATTTTCAAGCTTTTAGTTCCATCTCCTCTCCTGGGAGCCACTGAAACCTCTAGGACTCCCTCTATGGCGCTGCAGAGGGACACCCTGTGGCTTTGGGGCCTGCGCCTCAAGCTgcgggagggaagggggagagagctGGGTCTGGTGTGGTGCGGGTGTGGCCTTCCCTGAATTCCCCTCTTCCCCAACCTCCACTGGAGCATTTTCTGAGCTGTAGGAAGGCTGGGAGGGCCGAGGCGGCTCTCGAGGGGCCGGGCGGGCTGAGGCGGCTCTCGAGGTCAGAGCTGCATGGAGCGGGGGTGCAGAGTACCGCCCTCCCATCTGTGGACACCCCCTCCAGCTTGGTGCTCAGAACCTCTCCATATTCTCAATTTTGCAGGGTCCTGTGGGCACAGAGGTCAGCTCCCTGGGAGGACGGGGCGGGAATTACTTTCTAAGTAATTCATGTCACGCTTCCTGCAGTGTAGCCCCTCCACAACCCCCCTGCCGCTCAACTGTCGCAGCAGGGAGGACCTTTCTCCCGGGATCTCGTCTGTCATGGAAGATTCACCCTCTCTCCACGTGTGGGAGCAGGTGGGAAGagtgaggaggaggctgggggagggaggggagggtgggagagacagGTGGCAGGGAGGGGTCGGTCCTCTAGCAGGTAATTGAAAATGCTAGAAGGGACCATAACAGGGAGGTTGAGGGGGGAAGAGGCGAGGAGAGCAACACCTCAGAGGGGGAGAAAGGGTGAAGTGGGGTGAGACAGGGAGGGacggggaaggagggggaggcagaggagggaggaggagggagctcTCAGGCTAATAAACCCAGGCCTGAACACACAGAACACCCGTCTCAGCGAGACCGGAGATCAGCTTTTTCTGAAATGGGCGAGATAGTAAATGCCTGGCTTTGAGGGCCAGACAGTCTCTGCTGTTGtcgcacaaaagcagccacagacggGACATAAATAAACGCGCGTGGCTGAGTTCcagaaaactttatttataaggACAGGCTGGCCTGGGGTCCGCCAGCCAGAGCTTAGACAGGGCCCTGCATCGTCTCCACTTAAGACACAGCCTTGTGGGGCTGCAGCAGGCATTAGCCggatggtggggagagggggatcCCCAGAGGCTGGGCCAGCCCCGTCCCAGAAAGCCACCAGAAAGGACGGCTTCACCCTGATGTGGGACATCCACTGTCTGTCTGTCCAGGTCGGCTCCACAAGCTCTCCTAGTTCTGAGATGCCAGCACCTCAGGTGGCCCAGCAAGTCCTTAACACCAATGCTGGGCTGAGCTCCCTAAACCTAACCTGAACCACAacccctccacctccacccaccttccccccaccccctcaccccagCCCAGGCCTTGGACCACATGGCTGTGAGGGATGGGAGTCTGTGGGAGGGAgggcctgggaggagggaggctggggaaagaggGTGGGGCGTTTTCCCCgggcagggcaggcaggtaaAGGGGACTGCAGCACTGTGGGGTGATTCCTTCACAAGGGCACCCCGGGGCCTAGCCAGGGAATGTGGCCCACACACCCGGCCACTTCTGCCATCTGAGTCACCTCCCAGGTGGTCAATCACTGTGGTGGCCCTAGGGCTACTCTTGACTCATCTGTCACCCACCCTGTGTCCAGGCTATGGTTAAAGATGACAGTGCCTTCCCAACTTCCTTTTGTTCACACCTAGCCACCTCCTTGCTGTGCAGGAACACTGAAGCCATCCATCTGTCCTCTtccttctattttaaaatgtggccGCACAGATCCACACTTTCTGCGGGTCCCCAGGAGCTGGACTCGCCACCTCCCCTGGAACTGCAGTCTGGAGGGTGCTTCCCCAGCCCTGCTTCCTGAAGCTTCCAAGCTCATGCGCCGAGACAGTAGCTCCGGCCACCAAGATCCACCCTGAGCTTCTCCAAGCTTCTGCTCGTTTGTCTGTAACACACTTACCTAAAACTCAGTGGAGACAGTGTTCCAGAGAGGGCTGGCGTTATTGCATTTccactttcatttatttcctaGCCTGTGCTCCATTCACTGATCAAAGATCACTGTTCTCCCGTCTTCCTggtcaccacatctggccctaCAGAGGGACGCTGCCTTTGGGCCAAGACCCAAGGACTTGGAAGTCTGGGCTAGGGCAGATCAAGTTTAAGGTCCCTTCTaaaccaggggtcagcaaacttcttCCATCGGGGCCAGATAGTAACTACTTAAGGCTCTCCGGACAATATGTAAATCAATGGGCATGgatgtgtttcaataaaactttatttacaaaaatagacagtgggccagatttggcccaggAGCTGTAGTTTGCCGACCCCATGCAAAACTGCTAATACCATCATCACAATTCCTGGACATGGAGCTCAGGACAGGGGGTGTGTACTACCCACAGGTACCGAGTAACATTCACAGGTGCCTGGATGGCTCCTTTTAACACTGGACCAAGACAGACATCCCTGGGCCAGGAGGGCATCCAGCACCGGGCACTACACTTCAGGCAGGAGCTGGGAGAACAGTACAGCTCTGGGACCACCCCCACTTACTGCTGCTCTGAGAAGCAAATGCAGATGCCTAGGCCTTGTGGGGCCCAGCAGTGCCACAGAAGCATCAGGGCCTGGGACTGCTAAGCAGTTGGTGAGTTTCCAGGAGGTGGGAGGACTCAGCCTTCACCCCCACCCAGGAGGAGCAGACACAAAGGGCGTGGCTCGTACTGCCCTGCAGGGCTGGAACGGGAGAGCAGAGGACAGATGTGGCCCTGCTGCTGCCACcgccacccaccacacacacgcatgcacgcatgcctacatgcacacacatgcacacacccatacacacacgtgtacacTGTGTGCCTACACAGTGAGAGCAAGGGCAGCAGCTGAGACTAACAAGCAGGACAGAGGCGTCATAGTCCAGGCAGTGCCCTGGCTGGCGGCGCCTGCTCTCCATTCCCTTAGTGAAAGTTTTCATCCCCAAAAGCACACTCTTGCATTAGTCACCACGTCCCCAGGACCGCGCCTGCCTCCTCCTCTGCACAGCTGTCTCAGCCAAGCCCCACAACAAACCAATGCCTGGCCTGTacccctctcctgccccaccaaACTCTACTCACTCTAAATAATGACAGTTCTCCTGTCCGCAGCCCTCAGGCTGCAAGGCTCAGCTGTCACATGCAGGGGTCCAGTGTCTGGTGCTTCCTGAAGACCAGGTTGTAATCTCATCACAGGCATAAATGCCGTGAGGGTATTTCAACCAGgagaaagaatgtgtgtgtgtacctgtgcgggtggtaggggtgtgtgtgtgtgtgtagatatgtgaggcgtgtatgtatctgtgtgtgtggtgtgtctggatgtgtgtatatgtgtggtgtgtcttcatgtgtgtatatatgtgctgTGTGTGCAAGCACGTATGTATATGTTTGTGCATGTAGGTACACGTGTGTCATGTGTCTGCCTGTGTCTGCGTGTgtggcgtgtgtctgtgtgtgtgtatgcatatgtatgtacagGAGCTCTAACTGCAGGACCCTCCTCCTCGTGGGTGACAGGGAGCTCACCAGTCACTCTGGGTTGGGAACTCCTAGCAACATTTTCCCACAAGTAAGATCAGATTAAAGTAAAGATCAAGAAGGGTCAAGAGAGAAAAACAGCCATAAAACGGTGGGTTGGGAACTCCCGAAAGGACCTTCCTCACACAACTGGCCCAGAGGCCGTGAGTCACGGAAGACAGCTGCATCTTATCTGGATCGAAGAGTCGATGCTGGTGGCGGATTGTGTGTGGCACGAGTTCCCTGACACTCGCTCAGGACATGTCCCGTGGAGAGCTTCCTCCTGAGGAAGGCAGGCAAGCCGTCCACCCACCCACGCTCCTGCACGCCTTGTGTCAGAGATCAGCTGTCAAATTTGACACGCATCTACGGCGCTGGCGCCaaggcctcagcctctcatgctCCACGTCCCTTGGCCTCTCTGGTTGAGCTCAGCTGGGACAGCCCCCTGACCCCACACTCACCTACCCCCAGTCCTGGCCCGGCACAGCTCTGGCCCCATCGTGCCACAAGCAGGTAGGGGATAAAGGGAGAGGACACGTCACCAATATCAAAGTCGAGCACGTGGCGGGAGCGTCTGTCTCACGCATGGGAGGGCTGGGCTCGGGGAAGCAGAGAGGAGCGAAAAACGGGATGCAGGCAGGAACCACCGCCCGGACCCTCAGAGCCGGAGAGCAGCCACGGGCCCTGGAGTCACCTTGGCTTCCCCTGCAGAGGGATACACACCCTGGAGGAGATTCTGCCTTTACTACAACACAGTGAAGGCCATTAAAAGCtctggaggagggggaggggctaCCTGCGAGGACACCAGATGACACGAAGCCCTGGGGTTTGGCTTCAGTGAACTTCTTCCCCCAGCGGGAGGAATATCccaccactacacacacaca is a window encoding:
- the SPSB1 gene encoding SPRY domain-containing SOCS box protein 1, with amino-acid sequence MGQKVTGGIKTVDMRDPTYRPLKQELQGLDYCKPTRLDLLLDMPPVSYDVQLLHSWNNNDRSLNVFVKEDDKLIFHRHPVAQSTDAIRGKVGYTRGLHVWQITWAMRQRGTHAVVGVATADAPLHSVGYTTLVGNNHESWGWDLGRNRLYHDGKNQPSKTYPAFLEPDETFIVPDSFLVALDMDDGTLSFIVDGQYMGVAFRGLKGKKLYPVVSAVWGHCEIRMRYLNGLDPEPLPLMDLCRRSVRLALGKERLGEIHTLPLPASLKAYLLYQ